One stretch of Brevibacillus laterosporus DNA includes these proteins:
- a CDS encoding ureidoglycolate dehydrogenase, whose protein sequence is MRVSRQKLKELITKKLHKAGLTEEHADDVAEVLVHADIRGIHSHGAMRVEYYAERIAKGGLNTDPKFTFDKTGPSTAVFDGDNGVGHVASKLAMDEAIKMAKENGIAVVGVRRIGHSGALSYFVRQAAKSGMIGISVCQSDPMVVPFGGSEPYYGTNPIAFAAPSHDNRIMTLDMATTVQAWGKILHARSKQESIPDTWAVDREGHPTTDPFKVNALLPIAGPKGYGLMMMVDVLSGILLGLPFGDKVSSMYHDLTEYRNLGQLHLVINPAFFTDPDVFKQHISNTMDDLNRIKPAPGFKQVLFPGQNNDLIQEEYENNGIEIVDEVYEYLVSDIVHRNAYDHKDPFAK, encoded by the coding sequence TTGAGAGTATCCAGACAAAAGTTAAAAGAGCTGATTACGAAAAAACTGCACAAAGCTGGTTTAACGGAAGAACATGCCGATGATGTGGCGGAGGTTCTGGTTCATGCCGACATAAGAGGCATTCATTCTCATGGAGCTATGAGAGTGGAATACTACGCGGAACGGATCGCCAAAGGCGGTTTAAATACAGATCCGAAGTTTACGTTTGACAAAACCGGTCCAAGCACAGCGGTATTCGACGGGGATAATGGGGTAGGCCATGTGGCTTCCAAACTGGCTATGGATGAGGCTATCAAGATGGCCAAGGAAAACGGGATAGCGGTTGTCGGCGTCAGAAGAATTGGTCACAGCGGAGCCCTTTCTTATTTTGTACGGCAGGCGGCCAAATCCGGAATGATCGGCATTTCTGTGTGCCAATCAGATCCGATGGTCGTTCCTTTCGGCGGTTCAGAGCCTTATTACGGGACCAATCCGATTGCTTTTGCCGCTCCTAGCCATGATAACCGGATCATGACGCTGGACATGGCGACGACGGTACAGGCTTGGGGCAAAATTCTTCATGCCAGATCGAAGCAGGAGTCCATCCCGGATACATGGGCGGTGGATAGAGAGGGCCATCCGACAACAGATCCGTTCAAGGTGAATGCCCTGCTCCCAATTGCCGGTCCAAAAGGATATGGTTTGATGATGATGGTGGATGTGCTTTCAGGTATCCTGCTTGGTCTTCCATTCGGGGATAAAGTCTCTTCGATGTACCATGATCTGACCGAATACCGGAATCTTGGACAACTTCACCTTGTCATTAACCCTGCCTTCTTTACTGATCCGGACGTGTTTAAACAGCATATTTCGAACACCATGGACGATTTGAACCGAATCAAACCGGCGCCCGGCTTTAAGCAGGTGCTTTTCCCTGGACAAAATAATGATCTGATTCAGGAAGAATACGAGAACAATGGCATTGAAATTGTGGATGAGGTGTATGAATACCTGGTTTCTGACATCGTTCACCGGAATGCTTATGATCATAAAGACCCTTTTGCCAAATAA
- a CDS encoding (S)-ureidoglycine aminohydrolase translates to MGYPTDLLSSRSIIKHGKYALIAPEGLVNNVVPGFDNCSMSILATPKLGASFVDYVVTMHKGGKNTDGFGGQEHIETFVYVLEGEVKASADEKTYTLTSGGYLYCPPGTKMYLENLIDSDSRLFLYKQKHKPLKDLKPWIVSGNSNDIPEEDYDGMTDMRIQDLLPKELAFDMNFHILTFDPGACHPFIETHVQEHGAYLLSGEGLYNLDNEWIPVKKGDYIFMGPYVQQACYAVGREKLAYVYSKDCNRDADL, encoded by the coding sequence ATGGGATATCCAACTGACCTGCTGTCTAGCCGTTCTATCATAAAACATGGCAAATATGCGTTGATTGCTCCGGAAGGTCTGGTTAATAACGTAGTTCCGGGTTTTGACAACTGCTCCATGTCTATTCTGGCAACCCCGAAGCTTGGAGCAAGCTTTGTGGATTATGTGGTTACGATGCACAAGGGAGGCAAAAACACAGACGGCTTCGGCGGACAAGAACATATCGAAACCTTCGTTTATGTGCTGGAAGGTGAAGTAAAGGCATCAGCTGATGAGAAGACGTATACGCTAACAAGCGGCGGATACCTGTACTGCCCTCCAGGAACAAAGATGTATCTGGAAAACCTGATAGATAGTGACAGCAGACTGTTCTTGTATAAACAAAAGCATAAACCGTTAAAAGACTTGAAACCATGGATTGTTTCCGGCAACTCGAATGATATTCCGGAAGAAGACTATGATGGAATGACTGATATGCGGATTCAGGATCTGCTTCCGAAAGAACTTGCTTTTGATATGAATTTCCATATATTAACTTTTGATCCCGGAGCATGCCATCCATTTATCGAGACGCATGTGCAGGAGCACGGAGCTTACCTGCTTTCCGGTGAAGGGCTGTACAACCTCGATAACGAATGGATTCCGGTGAAAAAAGGTGACTATATCTTCATGGGTCCTTATGTACAGCAGGCTTGCTATGCGGTTGGCAGAGAGAAACTCGCTTATGTCTACTCTAAAGACTGCAATCGGGATGCGGATCTATAA
- a CDS encoding MFS transporter, with translation MNEQTPTAKQGGLEYWKKVVILFCLGWTVIWIYRTVLNPILPEIKVQLGVESDASMGLISSMFFLAYTSMQIPSGFLADKFGRKIMLIPGFLLFAFGAFTVGIAPSLIFLLVGSFLAGLGQGTYYGPAYSISSSAIPNEKRGFSTAIINSGSALGMALGYIGSSYLVKGLGWDWRPLLFVTTALIVIMVIAFAKVIKEKPAANAVAGSKEKDADDKASMKTLFGDIRMISAYVIYFSVCYGYYMIVTWLPSYLQMERGFQGAAIGFASALVAFASVPGALLFSRLSDKFKNKKIMVVIILQVIAAVTLYLTVAIQNNELLILFLIMYGFFGKLAVDPIMISYVADIAPKKGYSTTFGVFNFFGMMSSVVAPFVTGLISDATGSKILGFYLAIGIIIVCTVFLFFANMRKRPAH, from the coding sequence ATGAACGAACAAACCCCAACAGCTAAACAAGGTGGACTTGAGTATTGGAAAAAGGTCGTCATTCTGTTTTGTCTTGGGTGGACTGTCATCTGGATTTACAGAACTGTACTGAACCCGATTTTACCGGAAATTAAAGTACAGCTTGGAGTTGAATCTGATGCCAGCATGGGTCTGATATCCAGTATGTTTTTTCTGGCGTATACCTCTATGCAGATTCCATCCGGCTTTCTGGCTGATAAATTCGGAAGAAAAATAATGCTGATCCCGGGCTTCCTACTCTTTGCTTTCGGGGCCTTTACCGTCGGGATCGCACCATCCCTGATTTTCCTGCTTGTGGGCAGTTTCCTGGCAGGACTTGGACAAGGGACCTATTACGGACCGGCTTACTCGATCTCATCCTCCGCGATCCCGAATGAAAAACGGGGCTTCTCCACCGCTATTATCAACAGCGGTTCGGCTCTCGGAATGGCTCTCGGATATATCGGTTCCTCTTACCTGGTGAAAGGGCTCGGTTGGGACTGGAGGCCTTTGCTTTTTGTCACAACTGCCTTAATTGTTATTATGGTTATCGCATTTGCCAAAGTCATTAAGGAAAAACCGGCTGCAAATGCCGTTGCAGGAAGCAAGGAAAAAGATGCGGATGATAAAGCATCGATGAAAACGCTTTTTGGTGATATCCGGATGATTTCGGCTTATGTTATTTACTTTTCCGTATGTTACGGGTATTACATGATTGTGACCTGGCTGCCAAGTTACCTGCAAATGGAGAGAGGATTTCAGGGTGCCGCTATCGGTTTTGCGTCAGCTCTGGTTGCCTTTGCTTCTGTGCCGGGTGCCCTATTGTTCAGCCGGTTGTCCGACAAGTTCAAGAATAAAAAGATTATGGTTGTCATTATTTTACAAGTCATTGCCGCAGTTACCCTGTATTTGACAGTTGCGATTCAAAATAACGAACTACTGATTTTGTTCCTGATTATGTACGGATTCTTCGGTAAACTGGCCGTCGACCCGATCATGATCTCCTACGTAGCAGACATTGCACCTAAGAAAGGATACAGCACAACGTTCGGTGTGTTTAACTTTTTCGGGATGATGTCTTCTGTAGTCGCTCCATTCGTAACCGGATTGATTTCGGACGCTACAGGAAGCAAGATCTTAGGCTTCTACCTTGCTATCGGCATCATTATTGTATGTACGGTATTCCTGTTCTTCGCGAATATGAGGAAGCGCCCTGCGCATTAA
- a CDS encoding allantoate amidohydrolase: MGELSKDIMQQLEWLGHFGKDPEGGISRFLYSKEWLEAQKALEDWMNKEGFDVHFDEVGNLFGGLQGTKYQDETVLTGSHVDTVGNGGLYDGQYGIVAGLLAVKYLKETYGEPLRNLQVVSMAEEEGSRFPYAFWGSKNIVCTAKREEVESIADFDGVAFVDAMRECGFDFRKESTELRKDLKKFVEIHIEQGSVLEKEKKSVGVVHSIVGQRRFTVEVAGEANHAGTTPMGYRQDAVHAASTMICDVMNRTKNHGDPLVATVGKIEVKPNVVNVVPGYALFTMDIRHTEKEVLVQFTEEVTSSLKTIAEEMGVELKIDMWMDADPVPMDKRVVEVIERQCKEKGLNYKLMHSGAGHDAQILAPFVPSAMIFVPSRAGISHNPAEYTEPHDLAEGVKALIGTLYELAYKE; encoded by the coding sequence ATGGGAGAATTAAGTAAAGATATCATGCAACAGTTAGAATGGCTGGGTCATTTTGGAAAAGACCCTGAAGGAGGCATTTCTCGATTTCTCTACTCCAAAGAATGGCTAGAAGCTCAGAAAGCTTTAGAAGATTGGATGAACAAAGAAGGCTTCGACGTTCATTTTGATGAAGTGGGAAACTTGTTCGGAGGTCTGCAAGGAACGAAGTATCAGGATGAAACCGTTTTGACCGGTTCTCACGTGGATACGGTAGGCAATGGCGGTTTGTACGATGGCCAGTACGGTATAGTCGCCGGTTTGCTTGCGGTTAAATACCTAAAAGAAACATACGGGGAGCCGCTGCGCAATCTACAGGTTGTATCCATGGCTGAAGAAGAAGGTAGCCGTTTTCCTTACGCATTCTGGGGGTCCAAAAATATCGTATGCACGGCAAAGCGTGAAGAAGTGGAAAGCATTGCAGACTTTGATGGCGTAGCCTTCGTGGATGCGATGAGAGAGTGCGGCTTTGATTTTCGCAAGGAATCTACAGAGCTTCGCAAAGACCTGAAAAAGTTTGTAGAAATCCATATCGAGCAAGGCAGTGTCCTAGAAAAGGAGAAAAAATCCGTAGGCGTAGTGCATAGCATTGTAGGCCAGCGTAGATTCACTGTAGAAGTGGCGGGAGAAGCCAACCATGCCGGTACGACCCCGATGGGTTACCGCCAGGATGCTGTTCATGCTGCTAGTACTATGATCTGTGACGTAATGAACCGGACGAAAAACCACGGAGATCCGTTAGTGGCTACGGTGGGCAAAATCGAAGTGAAGCCAAATGTGGTTAACGTGGTTCCGGGTTATGCCTTATTCACTATGGACATCCGCCATACGGAGAAAGAAGTGCTTGTTCAATTTACTGAAGAGGTTACGTCTTCCCTAAAGACCATTGCGGAAGAAATGGGAGTCGAACTGAAGATCGATATGTGGATGGATGCGGATCCGGTTCCTATGGATAAACGTGTGGTCGAAGTGATTGAACGTCAGTGCAAGGAAAAAGGCTTGAATTATAAGTTGATGCACAGCGGAGCGGGACATGATGCCCAGATACTGGCTCCTTTTGTTCCATCGGCAATGATTTTTGTACCGAGCAGAGCGGGGATTAGCCATAATCCGGCTGAGTATACCGAGCCTCATGATTTGGCCGAGGGAGTGAAAGCTTTGATCGGAACTCTTTATGAGCTGGCATATAAAGAATAA
- a CDS encoding PucR family transcriptional regulator has product MERLHDAEVLGGREGLSNVIEGITIMEAPDIADWLKGGEMLLTSLYPIRNYTEEEQRDFVFRLADKGVSALMIKNHRFVKKIPDAIVEAGEKTALPIIQIPQDIPYVDVLYPVMEELFNNQVMKLKYFIDVHDRFTALSLTDAGLESIITTLGELIGNPVALYDRNFVCMTATSSYTMPTVQMERNVEREKIVETKFPYYWMTAKITEPETKSVEQIVVPIRTVNRIKVHLIITEVYKRLEELDFIAIENAATALSLELVKQFAVAEVEREFKNDIIDDLLAGKGQILETVYHRANLIGWDLDRSYAVLLFHVKEEFTSLSQKEMNKPRSSRRLQTKTFTYLHEAIRSQFGDGILRSRSDTIILLLPVDQQEGKGKNWLAAVKEKAREIQGNIRAKAKDIVVQVGIGNVAETVMDISGRYQEAQDALDLGGTLYGSESVTAFAELGLFRLLCQFPDPAALTSFIPPSLSRLLESKNAIKNDLLHTLEVFLEHNQNAAKAAQDLFVHYKTVMYRLERIKEITGMDFEDSEEMLGVRVGMKIINLVKNRK; this is encoded by the coding sequence ATGGAGAGACTGCATGATGCGGAAGTGCTGGGGGGCAGGGAAGGCCTCTCCAATGTGATTGAAGGAATTACCATAATGGAAGCTCCCGACATCGCAGATTGGCTGAAAGGCGGGGAGATGCTGCTGACCAGCCTGTATCCGATCCGCAATTATACGGAGGAGGAACAGCGGGATTTCGTCTTCCGTCTGGCAGACAAGGGAGTCAGCGCCTTGATGATAAAAAATCACCGTTTCGTCAAAAAAATTCCTGATGCTATTGTGGAGGCAGGCGAGAAAACGGCTCTGCCGATTATCCAGATTCCCCAGGACATTCCTTATGTGGACGTGCTTTATCCGGTTATGGAGGAACTGTTTAATAATCAGGTAATGAAGCTCAAATATTTTATAGACGTGCATGACCGATTCACGGCGCTTTCCTTAACGGATGCCGGTCTGGAATCCATTATCACTACATTGGGGGAATTGATCGGAAACCCCGTTGCCCTCTATGACCGGAATTTTGTCTGTATGACGGCTACTTCCTCTTACACGATGCCCACAGTACAAATGGAGCGAAATGTGGAACGTGAGAAAATAGTTGAAACCAAATTCCCGTATTATTGGATGACGGCGAAAATTACGGAACCGGAGACGAAATCCGTTGAGCAGATAGTGGTACCCATTCGGACGGTAAACCGTATTAAGGTGCATCTGATCATCACCGAAGTCTATAAGCGGCTGGAAGAGTTGGATTTTATTGCGATTGAAAATGCCGCTACAGCTCTATCACTGGAACTGGTTAAGCAATTTGCCGTGGCGGAAGTGGAGCGGGAATTTAAAAATGACATTATTGACGACCTTCTTGCGGGGAAAGGCCAGATACTGGAGACGGTGTATCATCGGGCCAATCTGATTGGCTGGGATTTGGACCGTTCGTATGCTGTGCTTTTGTTTCATGTGAAAGAGGAGTTTACCTCTCTAAGCCAAAAAGAAATGAACAAGCCCAGAAGTTCTCGAAGATTGCAGACTAAAACCTTTACCTATTTACACGAAGCTATCCGTTCGCAATTTGGGGACGGTATACTGCGCAGCCGGAGCGATACCATTATTCTGCTTTTACCGGTTGACCAGCAGGAAGGGAAGGGGAAAAACTGGCTGGCTGCTGTAAAGGAGAAAGCCCGTGAGATACAGGGAAATATTCGTGCGAAAGCCAAAGATATTGTAGTGCAGGTTGGCATCGGCAATGTAGCGGAAACTGTAATGGATATTTCCGGAAGATATCAAGAGGCGCAGGATGCACTGGATTTAGGGGGTACGCTCTACGGCAGCGAATCGGTTACCGCCTTTGCTGAGCTTGGCCTTTTCCGGCTACTTTGCCAGTTTCCGGACCCTGCTGCACTAACCTCTTTTATTCCTCCTTCTTTAAGCAGACTTCTCGAAAGTAAGAATGCCATCAAAAATGATCTGCTGCATACGCTCGAGGTATTTTTGGAGCATAACCAAAATGCAGCGAAAGCAGCTCAGGACCTGTTTGTCCATTACAAAACGGTCATGTACAGACTGGAACGGATCAAAGAAATCACCGGTATGGATTTCGAGGATTCGGAAGAGATGCTAGGAGTTCGTGTTGGTATGAAGATTATAAATTTGGTAAAAAACAGAAAATAA
- a CDS encoding alpha/beta hydrolase, with the protein MKTICYKTIDGINLLGDFYSASQTNSPVLVYIHGGGFIFGSRKEIQKEQVKQYNRAGFHVFSIDYRLAPETKLPTIVEDIRDSLRWLREQAPTRLGIEPSAIAVAGSSAGGYLALLAGSREPDLKAVVSFYGYGDIREDWSSRPSPFYLQKPIVPKQLVDQLITGKTLTESSIQQRFGLYLYYRQQGIWIQEVTGLDPVREKEKLDMLCPVEFVDDSFPPTMLLHGETDHDVPYEESIFMAERLKSAGIKHTLLTLPGEDHLFDRQMDKENVQQAFAQVLDFLHCHLA; encoded by the coding sequence GTGAAAACGATTTGTTATAAAACGATTGATGGAATCAACCTGCTCGGAGATTTTTACAGCGCCAGCCAAACCAATTCCCCTGTACTTGTCTATATCCATGGAGGCGGATTTATTTTTGGATCGAGAAAAGAGATTCAGAAAGAGCAGGTGAAGCAGTATAACCGGGCTGGCTTCCACGTTTTCTCCATCGATTACCGGCTGGCTCCCGAAACCAAGCTCCCGACCATAGTCGAAGACATTCGGGATTCCCTCCGCTGGCTTCGTGAACAAGCACCGACCAGACTTGGCATTGAGCCATCCGCTATAGCTGTAGCAGGCTCTTCCGCGGGAGGATATCTTGCTTTGCTTGCGGGGTCCAGAGAGCCAGATTTGAAAGCAGTCGTCTCTTTTTATGGCTACGGGGATATCCGGGAAGACTGGTCTTCGCGGCCAAGTCCGTTTTATCTGCAAAAACCTATTGTTCCCAAACAGCTGGTCGATCAGTTGATCACAGGAAAGACACTCACTGAAAGTTCCATTCAGCAAAGATTCGGCCTTTATTTATATTACCGTCAGCAAGGTATCTGGATTCAGGAGGTCACGGGGCTGGACCCTGTTCGGGAGAAGGAGAAGCTGGACATGCTTTGTCCAGTTGAATTCGTGGATGACTCTTTCCCTCCCACTATGCTTCTACATGGGGAAACGGATCATGACGTGCCTTACGAAGAATCTATTTTTATGGCCGAACGGTTGAAAAGCGCAGGAATCAAGCACACTCTCCTAACCCTTCCCGGCGAGGACCATTTGTTTGACCGGCAGATGGACAAGGAAAACGTCCAGCAGGCATTTGCCCAAGTTCTTGACTTTCTACATTGCCATTTAGCTTAA
- a CDS encoding serine dehydratase subunit alpha family protein — MKDMSKKIVQLLEKELVVALGCTEPVAIAWAASVAKSYLKAAITSIDVTISANVMKNAMAVGIPGMQQTGIDFVSALGAMAGDHERKLEVLKNVPLEAEQQALAFVEAGKVKIALAETPKKLYIEVTVHAGSEYAKVIIEDMHTEIRRIEVSGTNVFEKECDYYHEQGEQEKDICEALTLDSIHQFVQEVPLDELTLVKHSIDLNRAICLEGLKNNYGLQVGKILKDNVAKGLLSDDLITHAMSLTAAGSDARMAGIMLPVMSNSGSGNQGISVTMPVVAVAEKLGSPDEIMIRAVTCSHLLAIWIKSKFGRLSALCGVTVAGASAAAAITYLLGGNLNQISFAIQNTIGNVTGMLCDGAKAGCAMKVSTCTGAAVQSALLASQGMGVSGTNGIIDEGLEKTIDNFCRLGNEGSGKMDELMLEMMVNKQKK, encoded by the coding sequence ATGAAAGATATGAGCAAAAAAATTGTACAGCTATTAGAAAAAGAATTGGTTGTTGCTCTTGGTTGCACAGAGCCTGTAGCTATTGCATGGGCAGCCTCTGTCGCCAAAAGTTATCTAAAAGCCGCCATTACCTCTATTGATGTAACCATTAGTGCCAATGTGATGAAAAATGCAATGGCAGTTGGGATACCCGGTATGCAACAAACCGGCATAGATTTTGTGTCTGCCTTAGGTGCGATGGCAGGTGATCATGAGCGAAAGCTAGAGGTCTTAAAAAACGTACCATTAGAAGCCGAGCAACAGGCGCTCGCGTTCGTAGAAGCAGGCAAAGTTAAGATTGCGTTAGCAGAGACTCCAAAAAAGCTGTACATCGAGGTAACTGTTCACGCGGGCTCTGAATATGCCAAGGTTATCATAGAAGATATGCATACGGAGATTAGACGGATTGAAGTAAGTGGAACAAATGTATTTGAAAAGGAATGCGATTACTATCATGAGCAGGGCGAGCAAGAAAAAGATATTTGCGAGGCCCTGACGTTAGATAGCATCCATCAATTTGTGCAGGAAGTGCCTCTTGATGAGTTAACTTTAGTCAAACATAGTATTGATTTAAACCGGGCTATTTGTTTGGAAGGGCTAAAAAACAACTACGGCCTACAAGTAGGTAAAATTCTGAAGGATAATGTTGCAAAAGGATTATTGTCCGATGACTTGATTACGCATGCAATGTCGCTAACTGCTGCAGGTTCAGATGCACGGATGGCTGGAATCATGCTACCAGTCATGTCAAATTCGGGTAGCGGGAATCAGGGGATTTCAGTAACCATGCCGGTAGTTGCTGTTGCAGAAAAATTAGGATCGCCCGATGAAATTATGATTCGAGCAGTTACATGTAGCCACCTATTGGCCATTTGGATTAAATCAAAATTTGGTAGATTATCCGCATTGTGCGGGGTAACTGTTGCAGGAGCTAGTGCGGCTGCAGCGATTACGTATCTATTGGGCGGTAATCTGAATCAAATTTCTTTTGCCATTCAAAATACAATTGGAAATGTAACAGGTATGCTATGTGACGGAGCTAAAGCAGGGTGCGCTATGAAAGTGTCTACCTGTACAGGAGCAGCTGTACAATCCGCGTTGCTGGCTTCACAGGGTATGGGAGTATCTGGTACAAATGGAATCATTGATGAGGGACTAGAAAAGACCATCGACAACTTCTGTCGACTAGGTAATGAAGGCTCGGGGAAAATGGATGAGCTTATGCTTGAGATGATGGTGAACAAGCAGAAGAAATAA
- a CDS encoding histidine kinase, which yields MDNKAVLQMYVPLVTFIASIVGKHSEVVLHDLSEQETSIIAIENGQISGRTIGDAPTNLVLQVLQDKTYLKKEFIANYKAYGKNGKVFRSWSYFIKNQVNELIGVLCINSDVEHFEKAKEWIDSFLHVEEKEQGQEVDQAVRRELEHLPEHLHGQVEDVLASMIHQTMMHIPTPPERMTVQEKMDIVKQLYHQGVFQLKGGVHAISKQLKSSEPTIYRYLQKIKEEEKDSF from the coding sequence ATGGATAATAAAGCAGTGTTACAGATGTATGTTCCTCTTGTAACCTTTATCGCCTCGATTGTCGGAAAACACTCAGAGGTTGTGTTACACGATTTATCGGAGCAAGAAACCTCTATTATCGCGATCGAGAATGGGCAAATTAGCGGTCGAACAATAGGGGACGCACCGACGAATCTGGTATTACAGGTTCTACAGGATAAGACCTATTTAAAAAAGGAATTTATTGCAAACTATAAGGCATACGGTAAAAATGGGAAAGTTTTTCGCTCATGGAGCTATTTTATTAAAAACCAGGTAAATGAGCTGATCGGAGTGCTTTGTATCAATTCCGATGTAGAGCATTTTGAAAAAGCGAAAGAATGGATTGATAGCTTTTTACATGTGGAAGAGAAAGAACAGGGGCAAGAGGTAGATCAAGCTGTGCGTAGAGAATTAGAACACCTACCAGAGCACCTGCATGGTCAGGTTGAGGATGTACTTGCGAGCATGATCCATCAAACGATGATGCACATACCTACACCACCTGAGCGTATGACGGTTCAAGAGAAAATGGATATCGTGAAACAGTTGTATCATCAGGGTGTCTTTCAGTTAAAAGGTGGGGTACATGCCATTTCCAAACAATTAAAATCCTCAGAACCCACTATCTATCGGTATTTGCAAAAAATCAAAGAAGAAGAGAAAGACTCATTTTAA
- a CDS encoding DUF779 domain-containing protein, translating to MGIQPKVLATDAALALIKKLTVKYGPLLFHQSGGCCDGSSPMCYPAGELLIGDHDVLLGEIGNTPFYMSEAQYEYWKHTQLIIDVVPGRGGMFSLEGPEGVRFLTRSRLFAKE from the coding sequence ATGGGGATACAGCCAAAGGTGTTGGCAACAGATGCAGCGCTTGCCTTAATCAAAAAGCTTACAGTCAAATATGGTCCCCTCTTGTTTCATCAATCTGGGGGCTGTTGTGATGGAAGCTCCCCGATGTGTTATCCTGCTGGGGAATTGTTAATCGGTGATCATGATGTGCTACTGGGAGAGATCGGCAATACTCCTTTTTACATGAGCGAAGCACAATATGAATACTGGAAACACACGCAGCTCATTATTGATGTTGTTCCTGGGCGCGGAGGTATGTTTTCATTGGAGGGCCCAGAGGGTGTCAGGTTCTTGACGCGGTCGAGATTGTTCGCGAAAGAATAG